The following proteins come from a genomic window of Patescibacteria group bacterium:
- a CDS encoding phosphotransferase produces the protein MLDFSKLGFTKIKDLKAGSVFLVKNEKGELFALKQNPAAERIVKFSKRVHQDGGALADIVPQFWAKDGWFWLEFLPWPLAGDTVKTHGLSQEALNLINPEKLARAESQLQKMTFKEEGMETRSADFYLGNIIETKEALDQEFGRGFFDKVLNFLLAQKEIIDKYSLFLANGDPHPQNIMYKEQNFVLIDWDLLHFNNPAWDLTDFYLWGWRRSNWGDRLLKEYKKSISMPISDFETIFGFDLVYLASQLVKHALLIKAPVEFMEAQKKILLEKITFSLP, from the coding sequence ATGTTAGATTTTTCGAAACTTGGTTTTACGAAAATCAAAGACCTTAAAGCCGGCAGCGTTTTTTTAGTCAAAAACGAAAAGGGTGAGCTTTTTGCGCTCAAACAAAACCCCGCGGCCGAAAGGATTGTTAAATTCTCCAAGCGGGTTCATCAGGACGGCGGCGCTTTGGCTGATATCGTCCCGCAATTTTGGGCAAAAGACGGTTGGTTTTGGCTGGAATTTCTGCCTTGGCCTTTGGCCGGCGACACGGTTAAAACTCATGGCCTAAGTCAAGAAGCGTTGAATTTGATTAATCCCGAGAAGCTTGCCAGAGCCGAAAGCCAATTACAGAAAATGACTTTTAAGGAAGAAGGGATGGAAACGCGGTCGGCCGATTTTTACCTCGGAAATATCATTGAGACCAAAGAAGCCCTGGATCAGGAGTTCGGCCGGGGATTTTTCGACAAGGTCCTAAACTTTCTTCTTGCCCAAAAAGAAATTATTGATAAATATAGCCTGTTTTTAGCCAATGGTGATCCTCATCCGCAAAACATTATGTATAAAGAGCAAAATTTTGTCCTGATTGACTGGGACCTTCTTCATTTTAATAATCCGGCGTGGGATTTGACGGATTTTTATCTTTGGGGCTGGCGCCGTAGCAATTGGGGAGATAGACTGCTAAAAGAGTATAAAAAGAGCATATCGATGCCGATTTCTGATTTTGAAACGATTTTTGGTTTTGATCTGGTTTACCTAGCCAGTCAGCTGGTAAAACACGCTCTTCTTATTAAGGCTCCTGTCGAATTTATGGAGGCGCAAAAGAAAATTTTGCTTGAGAAAATAACATTCTCCCTGCCATAA
- the rplL gene encoding 50S ribosomal protein L7/L12 translates to MAEEKVNKILEEIEKLSVLELNDLVKALEEKFGVAAVTAAPAAPASAASDAASGEAKDEGQTVFNVVLATAGANKIGVIKVVREINQALGLKEAKDLVEAAPKDVLTAVNKATAEEAKKKLETAGATVELK, encoded by the coding sequence ATGGCTGAAGAAAAGGTTAATAAAATTTTAGAAGAAATCGAAAAATTGTCGGTTTTAGAGCTTAACGATTTGGTTAAGGCTTTAGAAGAAAAATTCGGGGTGGCGGCAGTTACCGCGGCTCCCGCAGCTCCCGCCTCCGCCGCGTCTGACGCGGCTTCTGGCGAGGCAAAGGACGAAGGACAAACGGTTTTCAATGTCGTTTTAGCCACTGCGGGCGCCAACAAAATCGGCGTGATTAAGGTCGTTCGTGAGATTAATCAGGCTTTGGGTCTTAAAGAGGCTAAAGATTTAGTCGAGGCCGCTCCCAAAGACGTCCTGACCGCCGTCAATAAAGCGACAGCTGAAGAAGCGAAGAAAAAGCTAGAAACCGCCGGTGCTACCGTTGAGTTGAAGTAA
- a CDS encoding glycogen synthase has product MKVLYCASEVAPLIKVGGLGDVAGSLPKALAKLGVEIKIMVPRYEDVKIPGSQEIKVANLVVSFAGQAEQVFVWQINLPKTTIPVLLLENNQYLSKDGHQAFTGTVSEVTRFAFFSRAIAEYVKLQMGETNNRFNLLHLNDWHTSLVPLLLSGSCPPPTDHLPSLLTIHNLSYQGIARVDLLQKLDLQADACEFLKWDAQNSDIDLLMEGINHADYVNTVSPTYAQEILTPEFGWGIEGVLQKKTSKLSGILNGIDTEVWDPSRDQLINKQYDQSNYQMARIGNKKALQKELGLWVDERIPVLAFVGRLEPRQKGLDILYQALEKLLERENLHFILLGTGDQSWQKKFQALAANSGNKMVMVDRFDERLAHEIYAGTDLILVPSKFEPCGLPQMIAMRYGGLPIVRKTGGLADSVLDKQTGFVFEEYSASALLTTIRRALLTYFKPKEWEQMVTSAMNQDFSWDKSAKSYLELYHKVAAANK; this is encoded by the coding sequence ATGAAAGTCTTATATTGTGCTTCTGAAGTCGCGCCGCTTATTAAAGTTGGCGGTTTGGGTGACGTGGCCGGGAGTCTGCCCAAAGCTTTGGCAAAACTGGGCGTCGAAATAAAAATTATGGTTCCCCGCTACGAAGATGTCAAAATCCCCGGCTCTCAAGAGATTAAAGTGGCGAATCTTGTGGTTTCCTTTGCTGGCCAGGCGGAACAAGTTTTTGTTTGGCAGATAAATTTGCCGAAAACCACGATTCCGGTTCTGCTCTTGGAAAATAATCAATATCTTTCTAAAGACGGTCATCAGGCCTTTACCGGAACGGTAAGTGAAGTTACCCGTTTTGCTTTTTTCTCAAGGGCGATTGCCGAATATGTTAAATTACAAATGGGAGAGACAAATAATCGTTTTAATCTCCTTCATCTTAATGACTGGCATACGTCTTTGGTTCCGCTTCTATTATCCGGTTCCTGTCCGCCCCCAACCGATCATCTCCCGTCTCTTTTAACCATTCATAATCTTTCTTATCAGGGAATTGCGCGGGTTGATCTTTTACAAAAGCTTGATCTTCAGGCTGATGCCTGTGAGTTTCTTAAATGGGACGCGCAAAACAGCGACATTGACCTTTTAATGGAGGGGATCAATCACGCTGATTATGTGAATACGGTTTCGCCAACGTACGCTCAAGAAATTTTAACGCCAGAGTTCGGCTGGGGGATTGAGGGAGTTTTGCAGAAAAAGACTTCGAAACTGAGCGGCATTTTAAACGGTATTGATACGGAAGTTTGGGATCCGTCACGGGATCAGCTCATTAACAAGCAATATGATCAATCTAATTATCAAATGGCAAGAATCGGCAATAAAAAAGCTCTTCAAAAAGAATTGGGGTTGTGGGTAGATGAAAGAATTCCCGTTTTGGCTTTTGTCGGCAGATTAGAACCGCGCCAAAAAGGGCTGGATATTCTTTACCAAGCTTTGGAAAAACTGCTGGAGCGGGAAAATCTGCACTTTATTCTTTTAGGTACCGGTGACCAGAGTTGGCAAAAAAAATTTCAAGCCCTAGCCGCTAATTCCGGTAATAAAATGGTTATGGTTGATCGCTTTGATGAACGTTTGGCACACGAGATCTACGCCGGAACGGATTTAATTTTGGTTCCTTCTAAATTTGAACCCTGTGGTTTACCCCAAATGATTGCCATGCGCTATGGCGGTTTACCCATCGTGCGGAAAACCGGTGGTCTAGCCGACAGTGTTCTGGATAAGCAAACCGGTTTTGTTTTTGAAGAATATTCTGCTTCGGCGCTGCTTACGACGATAAGACGAGCCCTTTTAACTTATTTTAAACCCAAAGAATGGGAACAAATGGTTACTTCGGCGATGAATCAGGACTTTTCCTGGGATAAAAGTGCCAAATCTTATTTAGAGCTTTATCATAAAGTAGCGGCTGCAAATAAATAG
- the rplJ gene encoding 50S ribosomal protein L10, producing MNKNQKIQAVSELKDKLERAKSLVLTDYRGLTHRQLEEMKRAMRESGAEFLVTKNRLLKLAIKKELGEKLEFSSFEGPTASLFSYEDEIAPLSVLAKFMKNFGLPQIKIGILGEKILKSDEILKIAALPSREILRATLVARLKSPLYGLRYALHWNINKLTLVLKAASTSIAAGKGGENHG from the coding sequence ATGAATAAAAATCAGAAGATCCAAGCCGTCAGCGAATTAAAAGACAAACTAGAGAGAGCAAAGTCTCTTGTTTTAACTGACTACCGTGGCTTAACCCATCGACAGCTTGAAGAAATGAAACGGGCGATGCGGGAAAGCGGTGCGGAATTTTTAGTGACAAAAAATCGGCTTTTAAAATTGGCCATAAAGAAGGAATTGGGCGAAAAATTGGAATTTTCAAGTTTTGAAGGTCCAACCGCTTCCCTTTTTTCTTACGAAGACGAAATTGCTCCTTTGTCGGTTTTGGCCAAATTTATGAAAAATTTTGGCTTGCCGCAAATTAAAATCGGGATTTTGGGCGAGAAAATTTTAAAAAGCGACGAGATTCTTAAAATCGCTGCTCTCCCCTCTCGCGAGATCTTAAGAGCGACTTTGGTTGCCAGACTTAAATCGCCCCTTTATGGTCTTCGTTATGCACTGCATTGGAATATCAATAAATTAACTTTAGTTTTAAAAGCCGCTTCGACTTCGATCGCGGCAGGTAAAGGAGGTGAAAATCATGGCTGA
- a CDS encoding MerR family transcriptional regulator, whose translation MALGEEWPDLLTVREVAKILRVSPLTIKRWGKRGKLPAIRINSRGDRRYKKEAVLWLLGIQQKSA comes from the coding sequence ATGGCACTTGGTGAAGAATGGCCCGATCTTCTAACTGTCCGAGAAGTCGCCAAAATCTTACGCGTTTCTCCTTTAACGATTAAGCGCTGGGGCAAAAGAGGTAAACTTCCAGCCATCAGAATTAATTCCCGAGGAGACAGACGCTATAAAAAAGAGGCAGTCTTGTGGCTCCTGGGAATTCAACAAAAGTCGGCCTAA